TGTTTGTTTCAATTAAGGTGTCACCGGTAAACACAACCTTTTCGTTTTCAAAATAAAACATACAGCTTCCTGCTGTATGTCCTGGAGTATGAATCACATCAATATCAAAACCAAAAAGATTTATTTTACCTTCAGAAAGGGTTTTAAAATTCACCTTCGGTTGATAGAAAGTGCCAGCCAGAATTGAACCATTCTTTCTTGAATTAGTAATTACCTCAATTTCATCATTAAAGCAGTAATATTCAACTCCAGGATTTTTTTCTGCAAAAGCATTTATCCCCATTATGTGATCAAAATGTCCATGAGTCTGCAGGACAAATTTTACAGGAGGAATTGTCTTTAAGTAATTTTCAAATTCAGAATCATAATAACCGAGGTCTACAATAAAACTGCACTCCCCGGCTGAGCAGACATAAACATTACAGGAAAAGGCTCTCTGATTCACAAAGGTTCTGATTTTCAAATTCTGTGCCAAATTAAATTACTCCATCAATCAATTAAAATAATCTGAAACCTCTGATTGTTTTTACAGAATTACGTTCTATAAGCTCAGGACGGCAGCGAATAATTGACGGAACTGTTTTTCCATCAATCTGATCCAGCATCATCTGTGCAGAAATCTCTGCAATTTCATTTGCACTCTGTCTGAATGTTGTAAGGCCGGCGTATTCTGCAGCAAAATCATCATCAAAACCAATTACTGAAATATCTTCCGGAATTTTTATATTATGATCTTTTGCATAATCACACACACCAAAAGCAAGCTGATCATTAGTGACAAAAACGGCTGTGATATCTTTTCGGCGTTTTATGAGACGGCCGAATGCTTCGTAGGCACTTTCTTTATCCCAGGTTGCGCTTAATTCATATAGTTCTTCATCATAAAGATTATAGGTTTTAAGAGCTGATTTAAAACCCTCATAACGCTCAGTTGGAGCTGCAGAAATTCCATCCACTGGTGCTGAAATATATGCAATTTTTTTGTGTCCATGATTTATAAAATACTCTGCAGCGGCGTATCCACCCTGTTCGTTTGCAGTAATAACCGTACAAATATCCTTAAAAATGGTGTTTGTAGAAACTCTTGGAAGATTTGTTCTTATAAAATCATCAAAATCTGAAGCATTGTTTGTAGCAGGGTTTATTATAATTACACCGTCAATACAACGGAAATTTGCATGTGAAAAATATGTCATATTAAAATGACGCGAAAGGAAAATAATATCATAACCGGCAGCTTCTATTTTTTCTCGGAACCGGTTCAAAACAGGAGAAAACAAAGGATGTGAAAAGCCTTTATTCATTCCTGTATCATCATAAACTACGCCTATAAGATAGGATTTTTTGGTTGTAAGGGTTCGGGCAGAAATATTCGGCTCATAACCAAGTTCTTTAGCCTTATTTATAATTCTCTGTCTGGTCTCCTCACTTAGAGAGCCGAGCCCGTTTAAGGCCTTTGAAACAGTAGGTGCTGAATATCCAGTAGCTTCAGCAATGTCGTATATAGTGACCATAAATCCCTCAAAAAAAAAAACGCCGACCTAAAGGAATACGGCTTTCCCAGGTCGGCAAAAAAATCTCAATCTGCAGGACAACATACAGGAGGAACCCGCAAATATGAAAAAATAGTTTTTAGGCAACCGGTTGCCTAAATCTAGTATAAACCACATATTGCACCTCGTCAACTTTTCTGATATTTTATTCGAAGATTTTACGTTTGAGATGACTGGATAGTCAGAGTCCATAGAGTCCTGCTTTACCGGTGACGCCACGGCGCGCCGCGTATCACATCTACCAAGTAATTTACTGAACATCATTATTTTTTTCTCAAGAGGTTATAACCGCTATGAATCGTTATGCAAAGCGTTATCTTATTGACGCTATGTCAGGTATGGCTCAGGGACTTTTTGCATCCCTGTTGATTGGAACAATTATTAAGACTTTAGGTCAGCAGCTTCTTCGCCTGAACCAGAATGCTGTTTTCCAGTTCCTCGTAAACGCTGGAAACTTCGCAACAGACGCACATGTTGTTGGTGCCGCTATGGCAATCGGTATTGGTTTTGCAATGGGAGTTCCAGCTCTCGTTCTATTCTCTCTCGCAGCAGTTGGAAGTGCCGCTAACGTAACTGGTGGTGCTGGTGGCCCACTCGCAGTTCTCTTTATTGCAATCATAGCTGCAGAAATGGGCTGTCTCGTAAGCAAAAAGACAAAGGTGGACATCATCGTAACTCCAGCTGTTACAATTCTTATTGGTGCACTTTTGACAGTTTTGACTGCTAAGTACATTGGTGCTGCAGCAAGTTCAGTTGGTAAGTTCCTCGTTTGGACTACAAAACTTCATCCGTTCTGGATGGGTATTCTTGTATCAGCTGTAGTTGGTATTGCTTTGACTCTGCCAATCTCTTCTGCTGCTATTTGTGCTGCTTTCGGTCTCACAGGTCTTGCTGGTGGTGCTGCTGTTGCAGGCTGCTGTGCTCAGATGGTTGGTTTTGCAGTTTTGAGCTTCCGCGAAAACCGCTGGGGTGGAATTTTGAGTCAGGGTCTTGGAACTTCTATGCTCCAGATGCCTAATATCATCAAAAATCCAAAAACATGGATTCCACCAATCCTCACTTCTATGATTACAGGTCCAATCGCTACATGTCTCTTTAAGATGGAAATGAACGGTGCTGCCGTAAGTTCTGGAATGGGTACCTGTGGTCTCGTAGGCCAGATTGGTGTAATTACAGGCTGGTTCGAACCAAGTGAAGTTGCTGTTGGACATGGTGCAGTTGCAATTCAGCCAGGTTTCGTTGACTGGCTCGGTCTTGTACTTATCTGCTTTGTTCTTCCTGCAGTTTTGTGCTGGGCATTCGGACTTCTTTTCCGCAAAATCGGCTGGATTAAAGAAGGCGATCTCGCTTTGAACTAACTTTTAATAAATATCTTTACAGACTGCCTGTTAAGCGTAACAATATAAGCATGAAAAAGATTGCAATTATTACTGGTGCTTCAGGCGGGCTTGGTAAAGAATTTGTTTCCCGCCTTATTTCTGAGGTTGATGAGCTTTGGGCTATTGGACGCAATGTTTCTAAACTCGAAGCTCTGAAAAATGAAAACGGTTCACAGGGTGAAAAAATCATTCCGCTCCAGATGGACCTTTCTGACATAAAATCCTTTGATATTCTATCTTCAAAACTGCATTCAGAAAACGAAACAGATGGTATTGAAATCAGCTGGCTTATAAATAATGCCGGTGCCGGACGTTTTGGTCCTTCAAAAGATTTCTCAACTGAAGAACTGAATATCAGCATCACCTGCCACTGTACTGCCATTGCTTCAATCTGTAATATCTGTATTCCTTATATGAAGGCAGGCAATCATCTTGTAAATATTGCATCACAATCAGCATTTTCCCCATTACCATATATCAACCTTTATGCTGCAACTAAAGCTTTTGTTTACAGTTATACCCGAGCACTCGGTGAAGAACTTAAAGACTCAGGAATTATTGTAACTGCAGTCTGCCCAGGCTGGATAAAAACCGGTCTTATTGTCGAAAGCTTAAACGGCAAAAAAGTGCACTTTCCGCTTCTCACAACTGCCGACAAGGTAGCCGCAAAAGCACTCAAAGATGCAAGACGGGGAAAGCCTGTTTCAATCTACAAGCTTTCTGTACGCTACATTGCATGGCTTCAGAAACATCTGAATAATTCTATCTCTGTTCGAGTATGGGCAAAACTGGTTGAAAAATACGTGAAGAAATAGTTATTTTTTTCATTCTTATTCTATAAAAAAACGATTTCTGATATAATTCTCGTTTGCGATGAATTATGAAAACCCGTTAATTGTTCAAGGCGACCGCTCGCTTTTACTGGATGTACATGCCCCTCTTGCTGAGGAATGCCGAAATGCACTTATCCCATTTGCTGAGCTTGAAAAATCGCCGGAACATCTTCACACATACCGACTTACTCCCCTTTCTCTCTGGAACGCTGCCAGTGCGGGTTTTTCTGCCGATGACGCTGTAGAAGTTCTCCAGAAATTTGCACGCTATGATGTTCCTCAGTCTGTTACTGCCTGGATTAAAGAAACTGAAAGCCGTTTTGGAAAGATTAAACTTATTGCAGGTCCTGATATTGAAGTTCCTGTAAAAGAAGGTTCAGCTGAAAAAATAGTTGAACACTTTTTATATCTTGTTGCCGACAGCCTTCCCGTTTTTAAGGAGATTGGTGCAAATCATTCTGTAAAAAAACTTCTCACAAATACACTTGAAGACAATGGAGCTCCTGAGCATTCCTTCCTGCTAAAACTTACAGACCGCGGTACAATCAAACAGCTGCTGCTTCAGGCTGGCTGGCCTGTAAAAGACGAAGTTGCATTAGTTGATGGAGAGCCTCTTGATGTTTCTTTACGGGAAACTACAAGCGCAGGTCGTCCTCTTCAGATTCGTGAATATCAGAAAGGAGCTGCAAACGCCCTTGTTGGAGATAAAGGCCCTGGTACAGGTTTTGGAACAATTGTTCTTCCTTGTGGTGCCGGTAAGACTATCGTAGGCATGACAATTATGGACATGCTCAAAACCTCTACTCTGATTATTACTACTAATATTTCTGCAGTTCATCAGTGGATTGATGAACTGCTTGATAAAACAAATCTCACTTCAGATCAGATTGCAGAATACTCTGGTGAATCAAAAACAATTAAGCAGGTAACAGTTGCAACCTATCAGGTTCTTACCTGGAGACCGGACAAAGAAGGTCCTTACCCACACTTCTCTATTTTCCATGAACGTCCATGGGGACTTATTATTTATGACGAAGTTCACATGCTGCCGGCTCCGGTTTTCCGTGTAGTTGCAGATTTACAGGCAGTGCGCCGTGTTGGACTTACAGCAACTCTTGTTCGTGAAGATGGTTGTGAAGGTTATGTATTCAGTCTTGTTGGACCAAAACGTTATGATGTTCCATGGAAAGAACTTGAGCGTGACCAGTGGATTGCAAGTGCAGAATGTATTGAAGTTCGAATAGACCTTCCTGCCACTCAGGAAATTGAATATGCCGTAGCAGGAGTCCGTGAAAAACATAAAATCGCAAGTATGAATTCTGACAAACTACCGGTAGTTAGGAAAATTATTGACAGTCATCCTGAAGATAAAATTCTTGTAATAGGTCAGTACCTTCAGCAGCTGGACGAAATTGTAAAAGATCTGGGCTGTCCTATAATCACAGGAAAAACACCGAACACCGAACGTGACCGCATATATAATGATTTCCGCGAAGGAAAAATCCGCGTACTTGTTGTGTCTAAGGTTGCAAACTTTGCAATCGATCTGCCGGATGCTTCACTTGCAATTCAGGTAAGCGGAACATTCGGAAGCCGTCAGGAAGAAGCACAGAGACTCGGTCGTATTCTTCGTCCAAAAGAAAGAAAGTCGCGCTTTTTCACTTTGATTACCAGAAACACTGTTGAAGAGGAATTCGGTTCAAACCGCCAGAAGTTCCTTGCCGAACAGGGCTATGAATATAAAATTGTAAGATACGACGGAGAACTTAACTTAGATGAATGAAAATGAAATCAACAGCTGGAAAGAAGCTTTTTCTTCCCTGCCAGACAAACAGTTTTTTAATACAGTCCGTCTCTATCTTGGAGAAATAAAAACTCCATATAATAAACAGCGACTCACAGAACAGCTTGCCGGCTTTATAAGAAAAGAAGAAAATCTTACAAGCATTCTCACTCTCCTTGATGTTTTTGATGTAAAAGTGCTCACTGCAATTTCAATGATTCCAAACGCTTCACAGGAAAGCCTTGCTGATTTTTTTCATGGTGAAACTTCAGTTACAGAAATCTATGCTGAAGTCATAAACCTTACAGAACGTCTTTTAATCTATAAAGAAAAATCTCAATATTCAGAAAAAGAATATATAAAAATAAATCCACTCCTTCGTGAAAATCTTATTCCATATCTCGATGCTTCTTTGATTTTCCCGAATTACAAAGCAGAAATTACTTCAATTGAAGATGTATTTACCCTATCTCCAAATCTTCTTGCTGCTTTCATAACTTATATACGTATCCGCGGTATTTCCTGTAAATCAGACGGAACAATCAAAAAGAATGATCAGAAACGACTTTCTGAAATTTTCCCGGGAAAAGAAAAACTCATTCAGCTTTTGATGAATGCCTTTGTAAATCTTTCATTGGTTTATGAAGATGAAAAAGAAACCTGCTACGTCATAGATATTTCCAGGCTGCAGAAATTTTCTGAGCTTCCGGAACTTCAACAGTATGCACTTTTATGTGCCGCAGCTGTTTCACGTTTCAGTAAAGATGGATTAAAAAAAGAAGCTCAGTTATTGATTGACTGTCTTACTTCTGTACCAGAAACAGGCTGCACTCTCGAAACTATTCTACGTCTTGCATTCCTTGCCGGTACCTATACTGAAGATGGAACCACATCTGTACGAAAAAGCAGATTCAGTCAGATTCTTGCTGCTGCGCGACAGGAAGCCGGTGCAGAGCCAGAACAAAATGCAGAACTTTTAGACCGGATGATTGACTGCGCTCTGGAGTTTGGACTGCTACAGAAAATCGGAAAAACTGGAGATGGTGTTGAACTTTATAAAAGCTCGAACGAATTATTAAAGGTTGTTTCAACCCCGCTCATCAATCACTCTATACCAAAAGTTTTGAATATCGATTCAACCTTCACTGTTACTCTTATGCCGGGACTTACACTCCGACAATTGCTTCCTCTTACAGATTTTATGCTCGTAAAGAAAAGCGGAGTCGTAACTGAATTTGAAATAACAAAACAGTCAGTATCAGAAGGCTTTGATCACGAACTTTCACCAGACAGTATTTTTGAACGTCTCGAAAGCTATTCTAATTATCAGATTCCTCAGAACCTAAAAATAAATATAACTGAATGGTATAATTCCTATTCTTCTGCAACACTTTATTACGGTTATATTCTGAAAGTAACAGACAACAATATTTCATTTGCAGAAAATAATCCGAACATCAGAAAATACATAAAAGAAAAACTGGCCGACGGCATTTATCTTT
The Treponema bryantii DNA segment above includes these coding regions:
- a CDS encoding DNA repair helicase XPB, with protein sequence MNYENPLIVQGDRSLLLDVHAPLAEECRNALIPFAELEKSPEHLHTYRLTPLSLWNAASAGFSADDAVEVLQKFARYDVPQSVTAWIKETESRFGKIKLIAGPDIEVPVKEGSAEKIVEHFLYLVADSLPVFKEIGANHSVKKLLTNTLEDNGAPEHSFLLKLTDRGTIKQLLLQAGWPVKDEVALVDGEPLDVSLRETTSAGRPLQIREYQKGAANALVGDKGPGTGFGTIVLPCGAGKTIVGMTIMDMLKTSTLIITTNISAVHQWIDELLDKTNLTSDQIAEYSGESKTIKQVTVATYQVLTWRPDKEGPYPHFSIFHERPWGLIIYDEVHMLPAPVFRVVADLQAVRRVGLTATLVREDGCEGYVFSLVGPKRYDVPWKELERDQWIASAECIEVRIDLPATQEIEYAVAGVREKHKIASMNSDKLPVVRKIIDSHPEDKILVIGQYLQQLDEIVKDLGCPIITGKTPNTERDRIYNDFREGKIRVLVVSKVANFAIDLPDASLAIQVSGTFGSRQEEAQRLGRILRPKERKSRFFTLITRNTVEEEFGSNRQKFLAEQGYEYKIVRYDGELNLDE
- a CDS encoding MBL fold metallo-hydrolase; translated protein: MAQNLKIRTFVNQRAFSCNVYVCSAGECSFIVDLGYYDSEFENYLKTIPPVKFVLQTHGHFDHIMGINAFAEKNPGVEYYCFNDEIEVITNSRKNGSILAGTFYQPKVNFKTLSEGKINLFGFDIDVIHTPGHTAGSCMFYFENEKVVFTGDTLIETNIGRTDLPTGNENDIYNSLKKIKALTFSDDTEFYFGHGAPFKYVELIKYNSFLS
- a CDS encoding PTS sugar transporter subunit IIC, coding for MNRYAKRYLIDAMSGMAQGLFASLLIGTIIKTLGQQLLRLNQNAVFQFLVNAGNFATDAHVVGAAMAIGIGFAMGVPALVLFSLAAVGSAANVTGGAGGPLAVLFIAIIAAEMGCLVSKKTKVDIIVTPAVTILIGALLTVLTAKYIGAAASSVGKFLVWTTKLHPFWMGILVSAVVGIALTLPISSAAICAAFGLTGLAGGAAVAGCCAQMVGFAVLSFRENRWGGILSQGLGTSMLQMPNIIKNPKTWIPPILTSMITGPIATCLFKMEMNGAAVSSGMGTCGLVGQIGVITGWFEPSEVAVGHGAVAIQPGFVDWLGLVLICFVLPAVLCWAFGLLFRKIGWIKEGDLALN
- a CDS encoding SDR family NAD(P)-dependent oxidoreductase; translated protein: MKKIAIITGASGGLGKEFVSRLISEVDELWAIGRNVSKLEALKNENGSQGEKIIPLQMDLSDIKSFDILSSKLHSENETDGIEISWLINNAGAGRFGPSKDFSTEELNISITCHCTAIASICNICIPYMKAGNHLVNIASQSAFSPLPYINLYAATKAFVYSYTRALGEELKDSGIIVTAVCPGWIKTGLIVESLNGKKVHFPLLTTADKVAAKALKDARRGKPVSIYKLSVRYIAWLQKHLNNSISVRVWAKLVEKYVKK
- a CDS encoding helicase-associated domain-containing protein, coding for MNENEINSWKEAFSSLPDKQFFNTVRLYLGEIKTPYNKQRLTEQLAGFIRKEENLTSILTLLDVFDVKVLTAISMIPNASQESLADFFHGETSVTEIYAEVINLTERLLIYKEKSQYSEKEYIKINPLLRENLIPYLDASLIFPNYKAEITSIEDVFTLSPNLLAAFITYIRIRGISCKSDGTIKKNDQKRLSEIFPGKEKLIQLLMNAFVNLSLVYEDEKETCYVIDISRLQKFSELPELQQYALLCAAAVSRFSKDGLKKEAQLLIDCLTSVPETGCTLETILRLAFLAGTYTEDGTTSVRKSRFSQILAAARQEAGAEPEQNAELLDRMIDCALEFGLLQKIGKTGDGVELYKSSNELLKVVSTPLINHSIPKVLNIDSTFTVTLMPGLTLRQLLPLTDFMLVKKSGVVTEFEITKQSVSEGFDHELSPDSIFERLESYSNYQIPQNLKINITEWYNSYSSATLYYGYILKVTDNNISFAENNPNIRKYIKEKLADGIYLLNLPAGTDISTFVEESSLDFMGNVKTSTTKSEFTSFPLLRPGRKPMVLETRSKTESKKTSIAEAGKILQALKASLKKLDMDKAQKESLEHRISSRLILSEAQLKNASIRTEILEADGMDFAGKVHLIEAAVKEEDMMEIRLPAADGKGEFFTLVGKPLSISRQPGEAVMRIQIEPTKDIENLLVSRITHLRRLRF
- a CDS encoding LacI family DNA-binding transcriptional regulator — encoded protein: MVTIYDIAEATGYSAPTVSKALNGLGSLSEETRQRIINKAKELGYEPNISARTLTTKKSYLIGVVYDDTGMNKGFSHPLFSPVLNRFREKIEAAGYDIIFLSRHFNMTYFSHANFRCIDGVIIINPATNNASDFDDFIRTNLPRVSTNTIFKDICTVITANEQGGYAAAEYFINHGHKKIAYISAPVDGISAAPTERYEGFKSALKTYNLYDEELYELSATWDKESAYEAFGRLIKRRKDITAVFVTNDQLAFGVCDYAKDHNIKIPEDISVIGFDDDFAAEYAGLTTFRQSANEIAEISAQMMLDQIDGKTVPSIIRCRPELIERNSVKTIRGFRLF